A region from the Nocardioides coralli genome encodes:
- a CDS encoding glycosyltransferase family 2 protein, with translation MAEQPLLSVVVPAYDVEDWLEDSLTSVLDQSWSHLEVVVVDDGATDRTGEIADEVAARDPRVRVVHQANAGLGAARNVGVTHATGELLAFADSDDLVVPGAYERLVGSLVESGSDLAIGAVERLRGDETFMTPLMRENHREPRRSVVIEDAPLLLADVFAWNKVFRRSFWDAHGLAFPERVRYEDQPAITRALVQGRIDSLPEPVYRWRVRDDGTSISQQRGDVRDLADRLETKRWSLATVREHCSPATQEVFLRRVLPIDMWEYFRAAPDAGDDYWALLRDGVRELWNADSVPFEATTLPLRQRIMGWLVGQDRREALAEFLTWLDDRPPGPLPTRLVDGRTVAEHPYVDRPDLPPELQVP, from the coding sequence GTGGCTGAGCAGCCGCTGCTGAGCGTGGTCGTGCCGGCGTACGACGTCGAGGACTGGCTCGAGGACTCGCTGACCAGCGTGCTCGACCAGTCGTGGTCCCACCTCGAGGTGGTCGTGGTCGACGACGGCGCGACCGACCGGACCGGTGAGATCGCCGACGAGGTCGCCGCCCGCGACCCGCGGGTCCGGGTGGTCCACCAGGCCAACGCCGGCCTCGGCGCCGCCCGCAACGTGGGTGTCACCCATGCCACCGGTGAGCTGCTGGCCTTCGCGGACAGCGACGACCTGGTCGTGCCGGGCGCCTACGAGCGGTTGGTCGGGAGCCTCGTCGAGAGCGGCTCCGACCTCGCCATCGGCGCGGTCGAGCGGCTGCGTGGCGACGAGACGTTCATGACGCCGCTGATGCGGGAGAACCACCGCGAGCCGCGCCGTTCGGTCGTCATCGAGGACGCTCCCCTGCTGCTCGCCGACGTCTTCGCCTGGAACAAGGTCTTCCGCCGCTCCTTCTGGGACGCCCACGGGCTGGCCTTCCCGGAACGGGTGCGCTACGAGGACCAGCCGGCGATCACCCGTGCGCTCGTGCAGGGACGCATCGACTCGCTGCCGGAGCCGGTCTACCGGTGGCGGGTGCGCGACGACGGCACCTCGATCAGCCAGCAGCGCGGCGACGTGCGCGACCTGGCCGACCGGCTGGAGACCAAGCGCTGGTCCCTCGCGACGGTCCGCGAGCACTGCTCCCCCGCGACGCAGGAGGTGTTCCTCCGGCGGGTGCTGCCGATCGACATGTGGGAGTACTTCCGGGCCGCCCCCGACGCCGGCGACGACTACTGGGCGCTGCTCCGCGACGGCGTCCGTGAGCTGTGGAACGCCGACAGCGTCCCCTTCGAGGCCACGACCCTGCCGCTGCGGCAGCGGATCATGGGCTGGCTGGTCGGCCAGGACCGACGCGAGGCGCTGGCGGAGTTCCTCACCTGGCTCGACGACAGACCGCCGGGGCCCCTGCCCACGCGGCTCGTCGACGGTCGCACCGTCGCCGAGCACCCGTACGTCGACCGGCCGGACCTGCCGCCCGAGCTGCAGGTCCCCTGA
- the ispD gene encoding 2-C-methyl-D-erythritol 4-phosphate cytidylyltransferase, with the protein MEPHQRRGVVALLAGGTGTRMASETPKQLLEVGGRTLLEHALHTFHAHPRVHEIVLVMAADHLDAARALVDRGGYADKVTAVVPGGASRSDSTRAALAELGDAEVDLLVHDAARPLVTERIVDDCFAALATHAAVSVAVTSPDTIVEVDAHDRVLATPPRESLRRVQTPQAFRSEVLRLAHDRAAADPGFTATDDCSVVGTYCPDVPVVVVAGDERNLKVTTPLDLVVVEALLATGEGRRG; encoded by the coding sequence ATGGAGCCGCACCAGCGTCGGGGCGTGGTCGCCCTGCTCGCCGGAGGCACCGGGACCCGCATGGCCAGCGAGACCCCGAAGCAGCTGCTCGAGGTCGGGGGCCGGACCCTCCTCGAGCACGCCCTGCACACCTTTCACGCCCACCCACGGGTCCACGAGATCGTGCTGGTGATGGCGGCCGACCACCTCGACGCAGCGCGGGCGTTGGTCGACCGGGGTGGGTACGCCGACAAGGTGACGGCGGTCGTGCCCGGCGGCGCGTCCCGCTCGGACAGCACCCGCGCGGCCCTCGCGGAGCTCGGCGACGCCGAGGTCGACCTGCTGGTCCACGACGCCGCCCGCCCGCTCGTGACGGAGCGGATCGTCGACGACTGCTTCGCAGCACTGGCCACCCACGCCGCGGTCAGCGTGGCCGTCACCTCGCCCGACACGATCGTCGAGGTGGACGCCCACGACCGGGTGCTCGCGACCCCTCCCCGCGAGTCGCTGCGCCGGGTGCAGACCCCGCAGGCGTTCCGGTCGGAGGTGCTGCGCCTCGCCCACGACAGGGCGGCGGCCGACCCCGGCTTCACCGCCACCGACGACTGCAGCGTGGTGGGCACCTACTGCCCGGACGTCCCCGTCGTCGTCGTGGCCGGCGACGAGCGCAACCTCAAGGTCACCACGCCACTCGACCTCGTCGTCGTCGAGGCGCTGCTGGCCACCGGAGAGGGTCGCCGTGGCTGA
- a CDS encoding Rossmann-like and DUF2520 domain-containing protein, which translates to MPSSSNAPARGPLRIGVIGAGRVGAVLGAALRSSGHDIVAAAGESDASRGRISSLLPGTPVDKPSAVARACDLLLLTVPDDMLPNVVSVLAASGAIREGQYVVHTSGRHGLGVLAPAAAVGARPLAVHPAMTFTGTDIDLPRLPGCVYGVTAGPGEKALAEQLVTELGGRAVWVPEELRAVYHAGLAHGANHLVTLVSEAMELLAASGVDQPADTLRPLLEAALDNALAQGDAALTGPIVRGDVETVRDHLAEVAATAPDTLPSYVAMARATLDRVVTDGRLLPIRAAKIRRVLDAAESPTAAGDPAGR; encoded by the coding sequence ATGCCCAGCAGCAGCAACGCGCCCGCGCGAGGGCCGCTGCGGATCGGCGTCATCGGCGCCGGACGCGTCGGCGCCGTGCTGGGCGCCGCCCTCCGGTCCTCAGGCCACGACATCGTCGCGGCTGCCGGTGAGTCCGACGCCTCCCGCGGCCGGATCAGCAGCCTCCTCCCCGGAACCCCCGTCGACAAGCCGTCGGCCGTCGCGCGCGCCTGCGACCTGCTGCTCCTCACGGTCCCCGACGACATGCTGCCCAACGTCGTCTCGGTGCTGGCCGCGAGCGGCGCCATCCGCGAGGGCCAGTACGTCGTGCACACCTCGGGCCGGCACGGGCTCGGCGTGCTCGCGCCCGCCGCGGCCGTGGGCGCGCGACCGCTCGCGGTCCACCCCGCCATGACCTTCACCGGCACCGACATCGACCTGCCGCGGCTCCCCGGGTGCGTCTACGGCGTCACCGCCGGGCCCGGCGAGAAGGCGCTGGCCGAGCAGCTCGTGACCGAGCTCGGCGGCCGGGCGGTGTGGGTGCCCGAGGAGCTGCGGGCGGTCTACCACGCCGGGCTCGCCCACGGCGCCAACCACCTCGTCACCCTGGTCTCGGAGGCCATGGAGCTGCTGGCCGCCTCCGGGGTCGACCAGCCCGCCGACACCCTGCGCCCGTTGCTGGAGGCCGCTCTCGACAACGCGCTCGCGCAGGGCGACGCGGCCCTCACCGGGCCGATCGTGCGCGGCGACGTCGAGACCGTGCGCGACCACCTGGCCGAGGTCGCGGCGACCGCCCCCGACACCCTGCCGTCCTACGTCGCCATGGCCCGGGCGACGCTCGACCGCGTCGTCACCGACGGTCGGCTGCTGCCGATCCGGGCCGCCAAGATCCGCCGTGTGCTCGATGCAGCGGAGTCGCCGACCGCGGCCGGCGACCCGGCCGGCCGATGA